Genomic DNA from Comamonas resistens:
ACGCTCGGCGTGCGCGCCGGGGGAGTCCTTCTTGCTGTGTTGGTGCTACCGCTTTACATCCCAGTTCTGATTTTCGGAGCCGGTGCGGTCGACGCATCCATCATCGGCCGGGGCGCATCGGCAAACCTCTCTTTGCTGGCTGCCGTGTTCGTGTTGGCCGCGTTCTTCACGCCCTTCGCAACGAGTGCATCGCTGCGCATTGCACTGGAGTATTGAGGAGCGAAGCGAATGGTCAACTGGTTCAAATTTTCGTCGCCAAAGACGTTCTATCCACTTGCGGGGAAACTCATCCCCTGGTTTGGCGTGACCGCTGCGCTGCTGTCGTTCGCGGGTATCTACGTTGGGTTCTTCTTGGCACCCACTGATGCTCAGCAGGGAGAGGGATATCGCATCATCTTCCTGCACGTGCCGGTTTCATGGATGTCCATGGTCATCTACTTGGCCATGGCCTTCTGGGCCGCAATTGGCTTGGTGTTCAACAGTCGCCTGTCGGCAATGATGGCCTCGGCGCTCGCACCCACAGGCGCATTGTTCGCTTTTCTCTCGCTTTGGACCGGCGCCTTGTGGGGAAAGCCGATGTGGGGAACGTGGTGGGTATGGGATGCACGACTGACCTCCGAACTCATTCTCCTGTTTCTGTATATCGGCTTCATCGCGCTCCAGTCAGCCATTGACGATCGGCGCCGCGCCGATAAGGCAGGCGCCGTGCTGGCCCTGGTCGGGGTCGTGAATGTCCCTGTGATCTATTTCTCCGTGCAATGGTGGAACACCTTGCACCAGGGAGCTTCGGTTTCGCTGACCCGGGCGCCCTCCATGGCGAAGGTCATGTTGCTGGGCATGGTGATCATGGTTTTCGCGGCTTGGGCTTATTCGGCGGCAGCCGCCCTAGCGCGCGTGCGCTGCATCATTCTGGAACGCGAGCACCACGCCGATTGGCTACGGGAGATCGAGGGAGTAAAGCGATGAACTGGAGCAGCGTGGGCGAGTTCCTGGCGATGGGCGGCTATGGCGTGTACGTTTGGGGGTCCGTCCTGACCACCGTGGTGTTGCTTGCGGCGGAGTGGCGCCTGCTTGGACGGCGTCGCACCACTGCGCTGTCGCGCATCCGGTCGGAATGGCCGGCAGAGGGAGCACGGCATGAAGCCAAGGAATAAGCGCATCGCCATCATCTTCGCCGGCTTGGCCGTCATCGGCATTGCCGCCGCGCTTGTGCTCAATGCCTTCCAGAGCAACCTAGTGTTCTTCTTCACGCCTTCGCAAGTCAGCGCGGGAGAGGCGCCGCTGGAGCGTACGTTTC
This window encodes:
- the ccmC gene encoding heme ABC transporter permease CcmC; this translates as MVNWFKFSSPKTFYPLAGKLIPWFGVTAALLSFAGIYVGFFLAPTDAQQGEGYRIIFLHVPVSWMSMVIYLAMAFWAAIGLVFNSRLSAMMASALAPTGALFAFLSLWTGALWGKPMWGTWWVWDARLTSELILLFLYIGFIALQSAIDDRRRADKAGAVLALVGVVNVPVIYFSVQWWNTLHQGASVSLTRAPSMAKVMLLGMVIMVFAAWAYSAAAALARVRCIILEREHHADWLREIEGVKR
- the ccmD gene encoding heme exporter protein CcmD, with translation MNWSSVGEFLAMGGYGVYVWGSVLTTVVLLAAEWRLLGRRRTTALSRIRSEWPAEGARHEAKE